Within the Ochrobactrum sp. Marseille-Q0166 genome, the region GACAGTCGCGCCGCGAATATCACCCTGGTTGATGGTATCTGCGTGGATAGAAATGAAGAGGTCAGCCGAATATTGGCGCGCAAGGCGTACGCGCTCAGACAACCTCAAAAATTTGTCGTCATCCCGCGTCATCAAAACCTTGATGTTACTTTCTTTCATCAACCGATCTCGCAACTCCTGTCCGAAAGCGAGGGTCAGATCTTTCTCTTTGATGCCGCTCAGACTTTCAGCACCACTATCTATGCCGCCATGTCCGGGATCAATCATAACGATGAATGGACGCCCCTTCTCCTTGTCTGGCAGGACCGATGCAGCTTTTATTCCAGCATGTTGCCCTGTTGATCCAGTAACATCATTTGAAGCAGCAAGCTTTTTGCTAAATTGCTGCTCCGAAGTGGCAACCATGTCGGCAACAAGACGGTAGCCCGATGTCGTTTCATTCTTTATGACTTGAACGCTCTCCAAATCAAATGGACCGCGCATCGTCAAAATGAGGCGGGAGCGGTTTTTACCGACCAGACCATAGCGTACTCGCGAAACAATTCCCCTCGCCGCCAAGCTATTTTCGTCGAACCCAAAGCGTGTTTCGGGAAGATCGAAAACCAAACGATGAGGATTGCCCAAAAGAAGCGTTGAGAATTTCGGCTCCTGATCGAACATAATGACAACGCGCATACGCAGATCGTCCCCCGCCATACGATAGGTCAGAGCGGATAACGGAGCGTTATCGGCAGCCGTTGCTGGGCCAACATAAAAAAACGCCGAACATAACATCACCAAGAGCACACATAAATTTCGTGCGTTCAATTTGTTTCGGGCAATTTTTTGAAAGCTCATACAATGCATAGGTGTTCGCAATCTGGACATTATGAATTAATCGAAGACCAGGCGTTCAGGCCAAAACTTATGTGCGCGCGCATTCGATAAATAAAACCGTATCGAATTATGGTTAACAAAGGTTTCAAACTCCCCTTTTGGGCGGCACAGACTATCCTTCAATTATTCTATAGCCACCTTTCGGCAAAATTACGATGAAGGTGTCAACTGATATTCATACTTGTCATAGCTCGAACGACGCCATAAAAGCTAAACTAGGCTTTGGAATAGCTGTCAGAATCGTTTGCCGGTTTTCTAAACGGATCGAGACGAAAGATAGCTAAAACAGTGATGTATTGTATTCACTTCCCATTAGCCCGCACAGAATTCAACGGAATACGGCACCCCCGCCGCCTCCGTTTTTTAATCGGCCGACGGCGCATGGATACGCGCTGTCGCCAGTGCTCTGAAAAGAGCAAAGAGGTCGGCCCGGCTTTTTCGGGCCATATATGAGGTCGTTTCGAACGGAACAGCTATGGGTCTAGCAAGACTGACCATCGCAAGCCTGAAGACCGTGATCGCCAGTTGGCCATCGCGCGCAGAAACAGCAGCTTTTGTTCCGACGAACCCATTATCATCCGGCAGATGCTCCCCAGCCAGGACGACAGCCTTCAGGGTTTCGTCCGGCGCACGCGGCTTGCGTCTTAGTGCCGGCAGGAAAGACAGTTATGTCCAACAAAATGCTTATCGATGCCTCTCACCCGGAGGAGACGCGCGTTATCGTAACGCGCGGGAACAAAATTGAAGAATTCGACTTTGAGTCGGAACATAAGAAACAGCTAAAGGGTAACATATATCTCGCACGCGTCACGCGTGTTGAGCCATCCCTTCAGGCTGCATTCGTGGAATATGGCGGCAATCGTCATGGTTTCCTCGCATTTTCTGAAATTCATCCTGATTATTATCAGATTCCTGTTGCTGATCGGCTTGCACTGCTTGAAGCAGAAGCAAAGGCAGCGCGCGCAGCAGACGACGAAGAAGACGAGCCGAAGGCAAAGAACAACGACCGTTCACGCCGTCATCGCCGTCGTGGACGTCGTGATGATCAGAATGCGAACGTTGCTAAAAACGGAGTGCCAGCTGCGGAGCCAGTCGGTCCGGCTTTTGCAGATTACATTGCTGGCACGCCGGCTATCGCCTTGATGAAACTGGCCGGTGATGTTGTTTCAGAAGGCGTTGAATCAAGCGACAATGATGATGATGACGAGAACGATGTCGAAAATGAAGAAGACATCGTTGAATCGGTTGGTTCGGAAGATGCGATGGAAGAACTTCCTTCGCACGGGCGGACCAACCGTCGTCAGTACAACATTCAGGAAGTCATCAAGCGTCGCCAAATCATTCTGGTTCAGGTGGTCAAGGAAGAGCGCGGCAATAAGGGCGCAGCTCTCACTACCTACCTTTCGCTTGCTGGTCGTTATTCCGTTCTGATGCCAAACACGGCTCGGGGTGGTGGTATCTCGCGCAAGATCACTAATCCGCAGGATCGCAAGCGTTTAAAGGAAATTGTCAAGGAACTTGAAGTGCCGCAGGGCATGGGCGTGATCCTTCGCACCGCCGGTGCAAATCGCACCAAAGCGGATATAAAGCGAGATTACGAATATTTGATGCGTATGTGGGAAAATGTTCGCACATTGACCCTGCAATCAACGGCACCCTCGCTCGTTTACGAAGAAGGCAGTCTGATCAAACGATCGATCCGTGATCTTTACAACAAGGAAATCACCGAGATTCTCGTTGCTGGTGAGACCGGCTATCGTGAAGCAAAAGACTTCATGCGCATGCTGATGCCGACCCATGCAAAAGTCGTTCAGCCTTATCGTGAGCAGGTTCCGGTTTTCACACGTTATGGTCTGGAAGCGCAGCTTGATCGCATGCTGCTTCCGCAGGTCACACTGAAGTCGGGTGGATACCTCATTATCAACCAGACAGAAGCCCTAGTTGCCATTGACGTAAATTCCGGTCGTTCGACGCGTGAACATTCGATTGAAGACACGGCGCTTCAGACCAATCTGGAAGCTGCAGAAGAAGTCGCACGCCAGCTGCGCTTGCGCGATCTTGCCGGTTTGATCGTTGTTGATTTCATCGACATGGAAGAAAAGCGCAACAATCGCGCAGTCGAAAAGAAGATGAAGGACTGCCTGAAAGACGACCGCGCGCGTATTCAGGTTGGCCGTATTTCGCATTTCGGTCTTCTGGAAATGTCACGTCAGCGTATTCGGGCATCAGTGCTCGAAAGCACGATGCAGGTTTGTCAGCATTGCGGTGGTACGGGACATGTGCGCTCTGACTCCTCGATGGCACTCCATATTATTCGTGGCATTGAAGACTATCTTCTGCGCCATTCGGGCTATGACATTACTGTACGCACTCCGGTTGCATCGGCGCTTTATGTTTTGAATCACAAGCGCGAACTACTTGCTGATCTTGAGGGCCGCTTCGGTGCTTCAATCAGCATTGACGCAGACGACAGTGTTGGTCATCAGCATTTTGTCATCGACAAAGGTGCGCCATCCACGCGTCCGATTACGATCCATCCTGCGGCACCTATCGTCTATGAAGACGATCTGAACGACCCGGATATCCCGATGGACGAGGATGAGGCCGAAGAAGAAGTCAGAGACGAAGTATCTACCCGCGAAGAAAATAGCGAAGATGGTGATCGCAAGCGCCGCAAACGCCGTCGTCGTCGCGGTGGCCGTGATCGTGAAGGCGGTGAGCAGGCAGCACAAACAGATTCCGCATCAGAATCATCAGACGAAGATGACGAGGAAGATGCAAATCCGCATGGCAAAAGCGCGCTGAGCGAAGAGGATCGCCGTAAGAAGCGCCGCCGCGGTCGCCGTGGAGGACGCAAAAACCGTCGTGAAGATGATATTCATGCACGGAAAGTTCCAGCCCCTGAATTCGTCGGCTACACGCCAGTGATTCCAGTACCTGCGGAAGAATCGCCCGCTGAAGTCTCATCAGAAATCACTGTCAGTGAGGCTGTGGCTGTGGCTGTTGAAATAGCCGCTGTTGAAGCGCCAGTGGCCACTGAACCAGTTGTTGTTGAAGAAGACCAAAAGCCTGCAAAGCCAGCGCGCAAACCGCGTGGCCGCAAAGCTGCAAAAACTGAAGAAGCCGCGAGTGAAGATGTTGTCGTAGCTGATCCGGCAGAAGAGCCAGCCAAGCCTGCTCGAAAGCCACGTGGACGCAAAAAAGTTGTTGAAGATGAAGCAGCAGCAGAAGCCGCCGTCCCCGCAGTGGAAGCGGAAGTTGCAAAGCCGAAGCGTCGCACCCGCAAAGTTGCAGCAAAGGCAGAAGCTGAGAACCTTGCCGCTGAGTCCGAATTAGCACCTGCCGCTGAGCCTCAAAAGGCTGCAGAACCTGAAAAGGTAGCTGAGCCAGTGGTTACGTCCAGCGAAACTGAGGAGCAGAAACCAAAACGCGGCGGCTGGTGGCAGAAAAAGGGATTTTTCTAAGTCTTGACGCTTTAAGCATTCAATAAAAAAAACCGGCGGAAATGCCGGTTTTCTTTTTGTTTCTTGAATTTTAAAGCGCTGGTCTGACGGGATCGGCGCTCTAATTTTTCGTTTTATGGCGCATCATTTTCTGATGGTAGCGGGATCAGGATCAGAAATCAGTCCCGCGAACTCATCTCCCCGCGTAGGCGTTTCATCCCTTCGGGAAGCCCTCCAATTTCAGGCTTTTTGCTGCGGAAGCCATCCTTCGAGCCGCCGTACCACTTCTTCCATGTCTTCAGAACTGCCTGCATAGGAAAAACGCATCGTACGGTGGCCATCGATAGGATCAAAATCCCGACCGGGAGTTGCTGCAATATTTGTTTCAGCAATCATACGACGCGCAAATTCCATGCTGTCATTGGTGAAGCGCGAAACATCGCAATAGGCGTAGAATGCGCCATCCATAGGAGCGGCAAGATTTAACCCCATGGGTGGCAGATGATCGAGCAAGATTTTACGGTTCTGTCGATAACGATCCTTGACGCGCTCAAGCTCAACGGTGGCATTGAACGCTTCGATTGCTGCGCGTTGTGACAGTTCTGGCGCAGAAATGTAAAGGCTTTGACCAAGACACTCGATCGCGCGGACGTCCGCATCCGGCAGCACCATCCAGCCGATGCGCCAGCCAGTCATGCAGTAATATTTCGAAAATGAATTGATGATCGTAACATCGTTCGAAATTTGCAAAGCCGTGACGTCTTCTGCTTCATAAGATAGACGATGGTAGATTTCATCCGAAATGACGCGGATACCCAGCCCGTGCGCGGTCTCAATAATCGCTTTGAGCTCGGTCTTGTCGATAACAGCACCCGTCGGGTTGGCAGGGCTCGCAAAGAGAACGCCCTTTAAAGGTTTCTCCGCATGGGCGGCAGCAAGGGCTTCAGCAGTCAGCGCACCGGACGCCCCGCTATCATTGGCGATTTCCACCACTTCAAGACCAAGCGTGGTCAGAATATTACGATAAGCCGGATAACCTGGGCGAGTAATTGCAACACGATCACCGGGATCGAAATAGACTAGAAAAGCGAGGTTGAATGCAGCCGACGAGCCTGTCGTAATAGCAATGCGTTCAGGAGAAACAGATACGCCGTAACTATCTGCATAGTGCTGGGCGATTGCTTCACGCAATTCGATGAGGCCAAGCGCATCAGTATAACCGATACGGCCATCTTTCAGGGCACGCTCAGCTGCCTCCCGCACGATTTGCGGCGCCGGGTCTGCCGGTTGCCCTACTGCCATCGAAATAATCGGGTGGCCCGCTGCACGTCTACGGTTGGCTTCCGCCAGAACATCCATGGCGTGAAACGGTTCGACCGCACTACGGTTTGAAAGAATATTCAACTGAGCCTCCCAAAAGCACGAAATGCTATAAAGCACCCTCGCCCTACAATCGCCGGATTGGTAAAGCAACAGCGGCTTCAGTAAAAAGAGTAATCAAGTTTCCTGTAAGCTTCGTTGATCGATGATCTCTATCGATGAAATGCCAGGCAGGTTATAAGATTCGGGTTACTCTGTTTGAGCAGGATGCGGGGCACCATGGGAAGCATGACTGTAACTTTGCCGACCAAAGCGTTTTCTTTCCATAGCCTGATGCGTCGTTCCGTCGTCGCTTTTTCGGCGCTTGCCGTGGCTGTTACAGGGATACTTCCCGCAAAGGCCCAGTCGCGTGGCGGTGGCGTGCCAATCGTACGCGATGCGGAAATTGAAGCCCTTGTCTCTGATTATGCTGCCCCCATCCTCCGAGCTGCAAAACTTGGCGGGCGCGGCGTAAGTGTCATTCTCGTCAATTCCCAGAGCTTCAACGCCTTTGTTGATGGACGCCGCATTTTCATCAATACGGGCGCAATCATGCAGTCAGAAACACCCAATGAAATTATTGGCGTGATTGCGCATGAAGCCGGCCACATTGCCGGTGGCCATCAGGACCGATTGCGTGAGCAGTTAAGTCGTGCCCGGACTATGGCGGTTATCGGTATGCTGTTGGGCGTTGGTGCCGGTGTTGCAGGTGCTGCATCTGGCAGCAGTGCGGCAGCAGGTGCTGGCGGCGGCATTGCCATGGGTAGTTCTGAAATGGCGATGCGCAATCTGCTGAGTTATCAACGCACCGAAGAAATCACCGCCGATCGTCTGGCTGTGAATTATCTCAATGCCACAGGCCAATCCACAAAAGGCATGCTCGATACATTCCAGCGTTTTGCGACAGCACTTTCGCTTTCTGGTACCCAGATTGATCAATATCGCATTAGCCATCCATTGCCACGTGAACGTATAGCCAATCTGGAAGAGCTCGCGAAGAAGAGCCCCAATTATAATAAAACGGATTCTGCCGCCCTCCAACTCAGACATGATATGGCGCGCGCTAAAATCGCTGCTTATTCCTCTAATAATATGGGCGCATTGCAGAGGATGTTCCGATCCAACCCCGGCGGCCTGCCAGCACGTTATGGCAATGCAATCACCACCTATTTGAATGGTTCGGCACGTTCTGCAATTCCAAAGTTCGAGGCACTTATT harbors:
- a CDS encoding N-acetylmuramoyl-L-alanine amidase produces the protein MLCSAFFYVGPATAADNAPLSALTYRMAGDDLRMRVVIMFDQEPKFSTLLLGNPHRLVFDLPETRFGFDENSLAARGIVSRVRYGLVGKNRSRLILTMRGPFDLESVQVIKNETTSGYRLVADMVATSEQQFSKKLAASNDVTGSTGQHAGIKAASVLPDKEKGRPFIVMIDPGHGGIDSGAESLSGIKEKDLTLAFGQELRDRLMKESNIKVLMTRDDDKFLRLSERVRLARQYSADLFISIHADTINQGDIRGATVYTISDKASDSVARAMAERENKSDSIGGAAPEELPEVADILLDLTRRETHTFSLSFAEKVISSLQGQVNLINNPHRFAGFQVLRAPDVPSVLIEIGYLSNAEDEKLISNPQWRRKLADRIATAIKAFEMQKHPDALSRG
- a CDS encoding ribonuclease E/G, which translates into the protein MSNKMLIDASHPEETRVIVTRGNKIEEFDFESEHKKQLKGNIYLARVTRVEPSLQAAFVEYGGNRHGFLAFSEIHPDYYQIPVADRLALLEAEAKAARAADDEEDEPKAKNNDRSRRHRRRGRRDDQNANVAKNGVPAAEPVGPAFADYIAGTPAIALMKLAGDVVSEGVESSDNDDDDENDVENEEDIVESVGSEDAMEELPSHGRTNRRQYNIQEVIKRRQIILVQVVKEERGNKGAALTTYLSLAGRYSVLMPNTARGGGISRKITNPQDRKRLKEIVKELEVPQGMGVILRTAGANRTKADIKRDYEYLMRMWENVRTLTLQSTAPSLVYEEGSLIKRSIRDLYNKEITEILVAGETGYREAKDFMRMLMPTHAKVVQPYREQVPVFTRYGLEAQLDRMLLPQVTLKSGGYLIINQTEALVAIDVNSGRSTREHSIEDTALQTNLEAAEEVARQLRLRDLAGLIVVDFIDMEEKRNNRAVEKKMKDCLKDDRARIQVGRISHFGLLEMSRQRIRASVLESTMQVCQHCGGTGHVRSDSSMALHIIRGIEDYLLRHSGYDITVRTPVASALYVLNHKRELLADLEGRFGASISIDADDSVGHQHFVIDKGAPSTRPITIHPAAPIVYEDDLNDPDIPMDEDEAEEEVRDEVSTREENSEDGDRKRRKRRRRRGGRDREGGEQAAQTDSASESSDEDDEEDANPHGKSALSEEDRRKKRRRGRRGGRKNRREDDIHARKVPAPEFVGYTPVIPVPAEESPAEVSSEITVSEAVAVAVEIAAVEAPVATEPVVVEEDQKPAKPARKPRGRKAAKTEEAASEDVVVADPAEEPAKPARKPRGRKKVVEDEAAAEAAVPAVEAEVAKPKRRTRKVAAKAEAENLAAESELAPAAEPQKAAEPEKVAEPVVTSSETEEQKPKRGGWWQKKGFF
- a CDS encoding aminotransferase class I/II-fold pyridoxal phosphate-dependent enzyme — protein: MNILSNRSAVEPFHAMDVLAEANRRRAAGHPIISMAVGQPADPAPQIVREAAERALKDGRIGYTDALGLIELREAIAQHYADSYGVSVSPERIAITTGSSAAFNLAFLVYFDPGDRVAITRPGYPAYRNILTTLGLEVVEIANDSGASGALTAEALAAAHAEKPLKGVLFASPANPTGAVIDKTELKAIIETAHGLGIRVISDEIYHRLSYEAEDVTALQISNDVTIINSFSKYYCMTGWRIGWMVLPDADVRAIECLGQSLYISAPELSQRAAIEAFNATVELERVKDRYRQNRKILLDHLPPMGLNLAAPMDGAFYAYCDVSRFTNDSMEFARRMIAETNIAATPGRDFDPIDGHRTMRFSYAGSSEDMEEVVRRLEGWLPQQKA
- a CDS encoding M48 family metalloprotease, producing the protein MGSMTVTLPTKAFSFHSLMRRSVVAFSALAVAVTGILPAKAQSRGGGVPIVRDAEIEALVSDYAAPILRAAKLGGRGVSVILVNSQSFNAFVDGRRIFINTGAIMQSETPNEIIGVIAHEAGHIAGGHQDRLREQLSRARTMAVIGMLLGVGAGVAGAASGSSAAAGAGGGIAMGSSEMAMRNLLSYQRTEEITADRLAVNYLNATGQSTKGMLDTFQRFATALSLSGTQIDQYRISHPLPRERIANLEELAKKSPNYNKTDSAALQLRHDMARAKIAAYSSNNMGALQRMFRSNPGGLPARYGNAITTYLNGSARSAIPKFEALIKEQPKNPYFHEMMGEVLIKANDAQGAAKAFQRAVSLDTRKSPLLRMSYGRALMLTGTKTNMPDAIKELKAGIAADPEFPGGYGYLAQAYGQSGDMARADLATADMNYYSGNLQQAQIFAIRAQKQMKRGTPDWLRAQDIINAKAKK